In Yarrowia lipolytica chromosome 1F, complete sequence, a genomic segment contains:
- a CDS encoding uncharacterized protein (Compare to YALI0F26807g, weakly similar to uniprot|Q9C272 Neurospora crassa related to branched-chain alpha-ketoacid dehydrogenase kinase), with the protein MLHCTRHHSKAMLRIKHRPAHLLQRTRGSRYNSQLASLSFEPETVRHDYPFTSAYPVGSKVINEQHFYQNDILFNWYNKSPHPVSLRQLAFFGRKLTEEKMIGSANFVRTELPTRLAHRIRDLQCLPFSVMRNEHMSQVYELYYQAFNQFRKFPAIKTLEDNDKFCKLVSDLLLDHLTIIPSLVTGGIECAMDQLIEPKRLDDVMSLMLRSRISRRVIAEQHISLSQSFNESLAQGKRETAEKASDYIGEVFLQCSAKDCIRTASAQAETFAVQVISKELYMSPADIVVPEVVVQGEDAKFPYMDSHLKYIMGEILRNAYYATIRRHIVSGKGGTPPPILVSISNTPSDVRIRFSDQGGGVPKEVQPHIWSFAKGPEATSRLDMFKRIPKLAGVPHEVDFAGNLDTKRVISTDTHESSLARFSNRPPNVKLGIGLPMSKVYVEYWDGSLDLTSLEGHGTDVSLRISRLGNQNEKLQLDRV; encoded by the coding sequence ATGCTCCACTGCACACGACACCACAGCAAAGCCATGTTGCGGATAAAACATCGTCCGGCACACTTGCTACAGCGGACACGTGGATCGCGCTACAATTCCCAGCTTGCATCGCTCTCGTTCGAGCCCGAAACCGTGCGCCATGACTACCCCTTCACGTCAGCCTACCCTGTGGGATCCAAGGTCATCAACGAACAGCACTTTTACCAAAATGACATTCTCTTCAACTGGTACAACAAATCGCCGCATCCCGTGTCGCTTCGACAGCTGGCCTTCTTTGGTCGAAAGTTGACGGAAGAGAAGATGATTGGAAGTGCCAACTTTGTGCGAACCGAGCTGCCCACCCGTCTGGCCCACCGAATCAGAGACTTGCAGTGTCTGCCTTTCAGTGTCATGCGCAACGAACACATGTCCCAGGTTTACGAGCTGTACTACCAAGCATTCAACCAGTTTCGAAAGTTCCCCGCTATCAAGACTTTGGAAGATAATGACAAGTTTTGCAAGCTCGTCTCTGATCTGCTACTCGATCATCTGACCATCATTCCGTCGCTGGTCACTGGCGGTATCGAATGTGCAATGGACCAGCTGATCGAACCCAAGAGACTTGACGACGTGATGAGTCTCATGCTTAGGTCGAGAATCTCCAGAAGGGTCATTGCCGAGCAGCACATTTCGCTTTCCCAATCCTTCAACGAGTCGCTGGCACAGGGAAAGCGTGAGACGGCAGAGAAAGCAAGCGACTACATTGGGGAGGTCTTCCTCCAGTGCTCTGCCAAGGATTGCATTCGCACCGCTTCTGCGCAGGCAGAAACCTTCGCAGTTCAGGTCATCTCCAAGGAGCTGTACATGTCGCCAGCAGATATCGTGGTACCCGAAGTGGTGGTTCAAGGGGAAGATGCCAAGTTCCCTTACATGGACTCCCATCTCAAGTATATTATGGGTGAGATTCTGCGAAATGCATACTACGCAACCATCCGACGACATATTGTAAGTGGAAAGGGAGGAACGCCACCACCGATCCTCgtgtccatctccaacacaCCCTCTGATGTGCGAATCCGGTTCTCAGACCAGGGAGGAGGTGTCCCCAAGGAGGTTCAGCCCCACATCTGGTCTTTCGCCAAAGGCCCTGAAGCTACCTCTCGTCTGGACATGTTTAAGCGAATCCCCAAGCTCGCTGGCGTGCCCCACGAAGTAGACTTTGCTGGAAATCTCGACACCAAACGAGTTATTTCCACAGATACACATGAATCCTCTCTAGCACGCTTCTCAAACCGACCTCCTAATGTCAAGCTTGGAATCGGTCTGCCCATGTCCAAGGTCTACGTGGAATACTGGGATGGTAGCCTGGACCTCACATCTCTGGAAGGGCATGGAACGGACGTTTCTCTGCGAATCTCTCGTCTCGGTAATCAGAACGAGAAGTTGCAACTCGACAGAGTCTAA